Genomic DNA from Peribacillus sp. ACCC06369:
TTTTAGTGAGGTGATACGAAATGAGTAAAGATATTTCAAAGGAACTGGCTGAAAAGCTTGCTAACAAGGCATCCACGCTACATTACGTAAAAAGCACAAATGAATCTAAAAAGAAATAATTAGCTCAAAGTAATCTTAATTTCACCCTGTTCAGTAATTTTGAATGGGGCTAGATTATGTTTTTTTATATAGTTTTGATCTTTCCAGCAACTTTCTTCATCCCGCCCCCAATGCGGGCAGGGGAGAGGGACGTCAGCAATTTTATGTTTTTGGAGAATACTTTTATATTCTTTTGAATGTGCGGCTATAAATAAGGCCAAACGGATAATTTGATTACGATCTAGATCAGTCACTTTATATACATTCTCTATATAATTTTTATAAACATCCGGGTATCTTACGGTAGGTCTATACACCAATTTCCTTCCTCCTTTGAAAATAGTATATGGACGTCTGCTGGTTAAAATGCCATTTGGTCAAATATAGATAGTTACAAGAAGCTAGGTTTTATCATGGAAATGAAAGAACAAATTTAGTCTAGTCTGGTTTTTGAAATTGCAATCTAGTCTAGATTAGATTTGACCAATTTTAGTATCTGTAAGATTGTTATTTAAGCCATGGTTTATCCTTGTAAAAAGGACAAGTCAGAAAAAAACAGAAGATAAGATCAGGTCTAATTTAGAATGACAATTAGTGGACTAGTTTTTCTGTAATGCAAAATTCACTTGTGTTTCAGCAAATAGTTTATTGGAGCCCTACGAAAAAATTCCGTAGTTTCAGTCCATTTTCTTTCCTTTTCTAGTTCAAAAAATGTTGGAGGTACTGAGCACTTCGATTAACCCCGTAAAGATTTCGTGTATTTTAAAATATACCTCGATAGAATATATGTAATATATAACATCCCCTAATAGTTTAATACTCACTATTCGTAGTTAGTAGGATTTATTGGTTTAATATGTCCAGATTTAAGAATGATAAATCTAACAAAGATACCAATGTTTTTCCATCCCTTATGAAGTAAAAATGCAGGATAGTTGAATAATCAGTAACACAACTTCTAAAATCGTCAAGACAATCTCAAAGACAATGAGAATCACAATATTCATTCAAGGAAGAGTCCCTTGATCGAATGGCTGATGTTAGAAAACTCATCCATTTATATGGAAATTCCGGTTTTGCTTTTCATGATTTTATACTGGTCATTTAATTCAAAAAATTCCAGCATGCTGTCATAAAATTCGCCGGCAATACTGCTTGTCGATGTAATATCAGGAATTATCCAGAATCATGATATACGCAAGGGAATTATACTCGTGACGTACGATTTTAGCTGTCATCCTTGCTAATGCCTTGTTTTCGATTCGCAGCTTGCCTTTTTCTAGTCGGTCTATTATGGTTTAGAGCTTGTCGTGGATTTTTCCGAGTTGTTCCTCATTTTTTCGAGTGCAACTGATTTTGCGAGATTAATGGAAATTAATTTAAGCTAGAAAAATTCATATTTAGCACAACTTCATATTCGTCTGTCAAATTGACGGATGTTTTCATTTTCACTGGAGTGAAGGCAGTAACCGTCTGTGTATCTATCTACATGGACGAGATCAATATCCGGCTCGAAAGAATGGATAAAGGTTGAAAATTCCTTTATCTCATCCGTGTGAGAGTAATTAATGAAGATGATGCTGTCAAAGGAAAAAAACAGCACCTGTTGCGAATCGTTCACATTTTTATTAAGGATGGAGGTTAGAATATGGCCTTTAAGAATTAAAGGCTCTTCCCAGGTGAATTTTTTAGGAATGCCGTTTGAATGGCGACTTTATTCTATTCTTTACACACGCTTGAAGAATTTTTGAAAGACCGCTTTTTCTTATGCAGCTAAAGGGCCAGGATGGTTGAACAATAGCTACCATTTTTATTGATTCCGATGATTTTCTAGTCGTTTTGATAAAATATCCAATCCTAGGGCTTACTTCTTTACGTGGGAGTCTTAAAGTGTAATCAAGAGGTGTAAAGAAGCCTTTTTTTTATGTAAAGGTACTTGTCTAACCTTTTGTCGGTTTATTTCATATAATAGTTTATTAGTTTAAGAAAGGAGGGAGTCAATGGCGATTATAGAACCATTTAGTCTCCAGCCTAGTCCCTTAATAACGATTGATGGACGTGAAGAGGAAACTGCAAACTTTAATCTCCAAGCAAATCCAACTGCTGATGCAGGAGTTGTCTTGGGTTTCGTTCGACTTCCTGACGGAACACCTATTCCTTTAGCAACAGTCAAACTATTTACCTCCAATAACGATCCGTTTGAACATGTTAATAGCAACCCCGCCGGACAGTTCGTTTTCCCTAAAATTCCTGTAGGGTCGTACTTTATCACTGCTGCTGAGCCAACACTTTTAACTCCACTTCGAATTCCTATCACTGTTAGTCGAAATAGAAACACAAACGTAACCATAACTATGCAAGCCGATCCAGAGGGGAATAGAAATGCAATTTATGGTATTGTTAGAAGTTTAACAGACGCACAACCAATTCAAGGTGCAACAGTACAGCTTTCAAGAAGAGTAGGTAACCAGCTTGAGTTGGAAGGAACTGTTAATACAAATGCTCAAGGACAATATTTATTTGCAAATCTTGTAGATGGTGACTACTTTATTGATGCTGTCAAGCCAGGGTTCTTATCGAATCAAAGTGCAACTTTCAACATTTCTGGAAGGGAATTTGCTCCTAGTGATATTGGTCTGGCTGTTGATCCAGATGCTACAACTGGGACTATAAGTGGTTTTGTCTTAGAAAGCAGTAATAATTTTCCGATCAATAATGCAATTGTTGCCCTGTATTCAGTTTCAAATGGAACTGAAAGTATTATAGAAATCACAAAAACAAACGCTGGTGGTTTGTATTTATTTGGTGATATACCTCCTGGGACCTACCGGGTAAAAGCAACAGTTCAGATAGAGGAGTGAGATAGGTGACGATCAAAGATACCTACTTGCTAAAAAGCAGCCCTACTTTTCAACTATTACCCGGAGAAGAAGCAAATATTAATCTTGCACTGGGGAAACCTATTCCAGAGAACGAGCTTATCTTCATAAAAATTGTTTTCATTGTTAAAACCAAATCTCATTCTGTAAAAGAATGTTTTAAATTTAAAGTACCTTCTTCAAATGCTTATTTGTTAAAAAATCTCATCGGATTATTTCTGTTAGAAACTAAAACCAATACTATTGAGAAGTTTAAAAAAAATCTATCTATAAAGAAATTGGTTATTAAAGTTCATTCTACTTTTAAAGTAAATTCCATGACAATTAAAGAACAGTATCGATTTAAGTTAATTTAACTTGATATGTTATATGTGAGAAATCCTTGGATGCTATAAAATCCAAGGATTTTTTGATTGCTGATATCGTCTTCATCAGAAGGTTAAGAGTTATTCAATCAGAGCCTAAAGGCTTTTTTATTTTTGTTTTCTTTAAAACAGGTGCTTTCGTTCTATAGGAAGAAGTAAAAAAGTCGATTTCTTAGAGGTGAACTGACCCCCTAAAGTTAGACAGGTTATATCGTTAGGCAGCCTGTTGGGCATGAGTTCGGTATTGTACCGGGCTCATGCCTTTTAATTTTGCCTTGATTCGTTTGTGATTATAGTATTCTATATATTTTGCTAGTTCTTGTTTAAAGTGTTCCACACTTTCAAATTCTTTTAGATAAAGAAGTTCCGATTTCATGATACCAAAGAAATTTTCCATAACAGCGTTATCGTAACAATTCCCTTTGCGAGACATACTTTGCGTAATGCCACGTTCCCTAAGGGCATCACGGAATTGTTTCATTTGATAATGCCAGCCTTGATCTGAATGAATAAGGAGAGTATCGTCGTCTGTTAAACGTTCAAAAGCTTGATCTAACATCGTTGAAATGAGTGAGTAGGTTGGTCTTGAACCGATTGTATACGTAATGATTTCTCCATTAAATAAGTCCAATATCGGCGATAAATATAGCTTTTCTCCAAATAATTTAAACTCTGTAATATCCGTAACCCATTTCTCATTTGGTTGTTCAGCTTTGAAATTGCGATCTAAAATATTTAGTGCAATCTTGCCCACAGTTCCTTTGTAAGAGCGATATTTTTTCATACGGACAAGACATTTTAGCCCTAGTTCTTTCATGATACGTTGCACCTTTTTGTGGTTTACTTTGTGTCCTCGATTTCTAAGTTCATCACGAATACGCCGGTAACCAAACCGACCTTCATGTTCATCGAAAACAGATTTAATCAATACTTTCAGTTCTGCATCTGCATCAGGACGACCGAAGTTTTTCACCCAATAGTAATACGTGCTACGCGGAATGTCTGCGAGCTGTATAAGTGCTTTCACCGAGAATGCATTCCTTAATTCATAGACTACTTGTGCTTTGTCTTGTTTGGTGATTTTTCCTTGTTTTGAACTAAGGCATTCAACTTTTTTAAATAGGCATTCTCCATACGTAAACGTTCATTCTCCGCCTGTAAAGCCTCTATTGATCCTTCATCGGGTAATTGAGAATTTGATGTCTTATTATTTTTATTTTTCATGGATGGACGCCCCTTTTTCTTTGATTGTAGGGCATCAAATCCATCTGTTTCATAAGCAACTTTCCATTTTCGAAGCGTTTCATAAGAAGGAATATTAAAAATCGCTGCTGTTTTCCTGATAGACGTCCCTTGTTCGTTCATATAATTAAGTACATCTAGTTTAAACTGTGCAGGGTAGGGTGTATAGCGTTTTTCAAAAGCATCATCACCAAAAAGTTTAAATTGTTTAATCCACTGATGGAGTAAACTCGGATGAACACCAATAGATTTAGCAATGGTTTGTCCTCCCTCATTACCATCTATATATTGTCTTACTGCCTGTATTTTTTCTTCTGAAGAAAATCTCGCCATAAAAAACTGCACCTCCAATTGTTAGTTGTGTCTAACAATTGGGGTGCAGTTCAGAGGAGATCGACTTTTAGGTTGGAACTCTCTTAGCGTATAAAATTTCCGAAATGGGCGGTATAGCATTGTTGCTACCGTTCGAAAAGTATACGTGTGAACGGTCCAAGTAACCTAAGAAGTTCCCTTCTTTGCTATATCTATAGACTCAATAGTTTTTTTGATCATAAAATTAAAACCTGTCATATAAATGACAGGTTAATTTCATTTGGAAATATTTAAAACTGTGACAAATAATTGGCGGATTACAATGGAGGCTTATGAAGGAGTATAAGATAGACTGGCGCTAAATGAGAGTTGGGTGACATCAGCTGCTGAGGGATCCGTCAATGCAAGCGTCCTTACACGAATACCAATACGATCACCCGCCGCGACTGTTAATGATCCTAGATTTATATTGGTAGCTGTACGGAAAGTACCGGGAGTAATAGTAGTATTCGGAGATCCGAATCTAACCGAACTAGTCAGTGGAGTTGTCACGTAAGGTGAAGAAAGATGATCAATCCCATTATTAGGTACTGATGGTGCTCGGAATACTGTAAAATCATATTGAAGACCTAGAGTATTTATAGAAACCGCTGAAGCAACCAATAAATCTGCACTTATTTGTAAATTTTGAACGGTTCCATCAAACGGAATTGGGAAAGCAAAACCACCTGCTTCTGGTGGACTAGTTGATTCTCCAGAACCGTCAATAACTTCAACCGTGTTATTACCAAAACCCATTAAAATAGGAGCAGCTGAGACTACTGCAGCACCACTGAGGATAATACCCGTTGAAAATGGAATTAATCCTCCAGATCCTTGAGCACCAGTAGCACCTTGTGGTCCTTGGAATCCTTGAGCACCAGTGGCACCTTGAGGCCCTTGGAATCCTTGAAGTCCCTGAGGTCCTTGAACGCCTTGAGCACCAGTAGCACCTTGTGGTCCTTGGTCTCCTTGAGGCCCTTGGAATCCTTGAAGTCCCTGAGGTCCCTGAGGTCCTTGAACGCCTTGAGCACCAGTAGCACCTTGTGGCCCTTGGAATCCTTGAGCACCAGTGGCACCTTGAGGCCCTTGGAATCCTTGAAGTCCCTGAGGTCCTTGAACGCCTTGAGCACCAGTAGCACCTTGTGGCCCTTGGAATCCTTGAGGCCCTTGGAATCCTTGCGGCCCTTGATCGCCTTGCGGCCCTTGGAATCCTTGAAGTCCCTGAGGTCCTTGAACGCCTTGAGCACCAGTAGCACCTTGTGGTCCTTGGTCTCCTTGAGGCCCTTGGAATCCTTGAAGTCCCTGAGGTCCCTGAGGTCCTTGAACGCCTTGAACACCAGTAGCACCTTGAGGCCCTTGGAATCCTTGAAGTCCCTGAGGTCCTTGAACGCCTTGAGCACCAGTAGCACCTTGTGGCCCTTGGAATCCTTGAGGCCCTTGGAATCCTTGCGTCCCTTGATCGCCTTGCGGCCCTTGGAATCCTTGCGTCCCTTGATCACCTTGTGGCCCTTGAAATCCTTGCGTCCCTTGATCGCCTTGAGGCCCTTGGAATCCTTGCGTCCCTTGATCGCCTTGTGGCCCTTGAAATCCTTGCGGCCCTTGGAATCCTTGCGGTCCTTGATCGCCTTGCGTCCCTTGATCGCCTTGAGGTCCTTGGAATCCTTGCGTCCCTTGATCGCCTTGCGGCCCTTGGAATCCTTGCGTTCCTTGATCGCCTTGAGGTCCTTGGAATCCTTGCGTCCCTTGATCGCCTTGCGTCCCTTGGAATCCTTGCGGCCCTTGATCGCCTTGAGGTCCTTGGAATCCTTGCGGCCCTTGGAATCCTTGCGGCCCTTGGAATCCTTGCGGCCCTTGGAATCCTTGCGGCCCTTGGAATCCTTGCGGCCCTTGGAATCCTTGCGGCCCTTGGAAACCTTGCGGCCCTTGGAATCCTTGCGGCCCTTGGAAACCTTGCGGTCCTTGGAATCCTTGCGTCCCTTGATCGCCTTGCGGCCCTTGGAAACCTTGCGGCCCTTGGAATCCTTGAGGCCCTTGATCGCCTTGAGGTCCTTGGAATCCTTGCGTCCCTTGATCGCCTTGCGGCCCTTGGAATCCTTGCGGCCCTTGGAATCCTTGCGGCCCTTGGAATCCTTGCGGCCCTTGGAATCCTTGCGTCCCTTGATCGCCTTGCGGCCCTTGGTCGCCTTGAGGTCCTTGAACACCTTGAGGCCCTTGTGGTCCTTTTTTATCATTATCAGATACGTTTACTTCCACATTAACGTTTTGCTCGACCTTTTGTTCTTGTTTAGAATCACATTTGCATTGACTATGTCCACAATCCTTACATTTGTTATGATCGCATTTGCATTGACTATGTCCACAATCCTTACATTTGTTATGATCGCATTTGCATTGACTATGTCCGCAATCTTTACATTTGTTATGATTGCACTTGCATTTGCTATGTCCGCAATCTTTACATTTTTTATCCTTACCCAATTTTGTACCCTCCTTTTCACCAAACAATACTTTATTTTATGAATCTAGAATTTTTCGGATTGGATAAAACCAAATAAAAAACCTCTATTTTAAACACAGAAGATATTTAAATACCTATTCTCACTTGAACAACGGGAAGAAGTGATTGAGGTGACATCTGAGGAAAAACAGGCAGAGATCACATTGCGGATCAAAGAGTCAGAAATTTACCGGGGAGAGGTAAAGAAGGTAAATCGGACGTTGAAGGATTATGGGGAAAAGAAATCGCACAATTAAAATGTAGATTCATCAAGTTAGGGAGTCAATATAAAACTACTCATAAATTGTAATATTGCTGTCATTTTTAAAATTAGAGCATATTATGTTATGTAACCAATTTAGTATCTCCTTAACACATCAAGAGAGAGTTTCTATATGTCCGGTGGATTCGTCGACGTTACGGCTACTATTATAGATAGTATAGAATAAGCCGACCTGTATTGGTCGGTTTTCTTCAAATTTGATTTCTATTACAAGAGAAACGCTCCATTATGGTATTTAAAAAAAGCTAAGTCGCTAAAAAATAGTCAGGTTTGAAGGTGCATTTCATAATTTGTATGCACAATTAAACTTTAGGCTGTTTTAGCTATTGAACCTTCCGTACGTAAAAGTACACTTTTCACAAAGAATAGAGCCTATAATATAAAAAATCGCTGATTTTCTTGAAGTTAATATGCTGTTAAATTGGGTTGAAAAACAGCAAGAAGAGCTTCGGAAAGTGAATAAAGAAGGAGAACCTTATAAACATTTAGCAACACGTCGGCATCTATAACTCTGATAAAAGCATAAGAAAAAACTGATATCACCGTTTCACAAATTGACTACGTGGGACTTACAACATAGATAGGGTGGGCTGATTTTTGATAAAGCGTGAATCACACTAACTAGTGAATATGGACTCATTGTGCAATACCTAAAAAAATTTAAACACCTGAGAAAGTTAATAAAATTTGGATTAACATTGTATAGCAACATCTTGGGGATACGATTCTATTGAACTCTTAAATGAAGGACATGCAGCCTATAAATATATTGCACAACAGCCGAAAGACATGCATTTTTACAATACATCAGGATTTAAAACAATCTCTTTTAGGTTTACTTCATCCAAAAATGTAGCTATTTTAATGTTTTAATCAATCTTTTTTCAAAAAATAAGAAAGCACATCCTTTTTTTCGACTTGAAGAAGAATTGGCTTAAGAGTTTTTCGGGGTTGTCCAATCTAATATAATACCAGATTCATATAATATCTCAGGGTTTATAAGGGAGGGGGGATTAATTTGGGTAAAGATAAAAAATGTAAGGATTGTGGACAAAGTAAATGTAAATGCAAACATAAAAAATGTAAGGATTGCGGACATAGTAAATGCAAATGCGAATCTAAACAAGAACAACAGGTAGACCAAAACGTTGAAGTGATTGTAAACGTACCTGCAGGACCACAAGGTGTTCAAGGACCACAAGGTGTTCAAGGACCTCAGGGGGTTCCAGGGCCACAAGGCGACCAAGGACCAACTGGATTACAAGCTTTCGGGTCATTACGTGGAGACGCATTCCTACATCCGGTTACTTTAGGTAACAATATTATTTTTTCTTCACCAGGTCCTGCTCTAAACACGATTCCTGATCCAACAACTGATACTATAACTATAGATAATACAGGTGTATATGAGATATCAGCAAGTTTAGAGGTACTATTAGGTCCTGGAAACGGCGCTGTATTTTCGCTGGTTAATAATGATATCTTTTTTGGGCCTGAATTTAGTGCCTTTATAGGGTCTGCTCCAGGTGCTTTTTCTATATTACGTACAGGTATTACAGTGCAATTCACCTTAAATGCCGGAGATTTGATTAGTATTCAAGCTACACAGCTTAATAATAATGCAGCATATTCAAATGCTTCTTTAACTGTTAAACAAATTCAATAAGGATAACAGGTAACGTCCCATCTACAGTTTACAACTATACGAAGTTTGCAAAAACGCCAATCACTTTTCTATCAAAGGATGGGCGTTTTCCATTTTTATCAAATGATTAATCAACGTTTTGGGCTTCTTAGGAAGCCTGACAGCTGGATATAAAAAGAGAACTTTATGCAATTCTGGTTGAAAACCTGGCAGTTGAATAAGAACATTTTTCTCTTAAAATGAATGTATGAATTTCTCTTTCTGGATACCAAATAAAAAATTTATGGACAAGGTTGTTGCTTACTGTGGGATTATTTAGGACTTAATTTGCAAGATTGGGGTTAAAACCCCATGGATTTAATTACTTGCAAGGGTTTGGTTAATTATTAACTCAAACTTGAAAGTAGCTCGTGCCTTCACTTGCGCGGCTTTGACAGGAAGTTATTCCATTCGGAATATAGTTCAGTGTCCAAAACTTTGACTTGCCGCAAAAAGAGGTCAATTAATCCTAGTTCGGATAAGGAATCTAAAAGCCGAACCGGTATGGGTTTCTGATCATAAGAATTCGCATGATCTACGACTTTGAGAACCTGCCGATTATCAACAAATATGTGACGAATGACGCAGCGATCTAAATTAGTAAATCCTAAACGTTTCATTTCCTTTTTCATATTAACCAGCTGTTGAGTAATAGATTCGGATATCGTCCCTTGTTCCTTAAGATAATCACGTAATGAAGGACCATCGATGTATTCCATAATAATGTAATTTGGGCCTGATTCAAAAAACTTCGGCATAAATGGCAAACCTTGACCTTTGATCATCGCCTCTTTTTCCTTCTTAACATTTTTCGGTTTTAAGAATATTTTCACACAACGATCTTCCGTTAACTTGAATACGGCTCCCTGTATCCCTTTGCCTATCAATGGGTATGAAGTCGGATTATTAACAACCAACTCCTCTTCTTTTCCTCTGCGAGTCACAGTAATAGAGCTGAAATCATTCATGCTGTTCTCCTCCTTTTCACTAAAATTTTAGAAATTCACGGGTCAAATATATTTTGAAGAGAAAAGGATCTTATAAATTCATTATATGGTGTCAATGGGACAAGGAAACGGCGCTTGACTATAGCAAACTCTAATCATTTACATAAAATATAGTAAGCTATGGACCTCAATCAGGGAGCCCAATCATATAATAAGGAGTTGATCGATATTGGAGGATTTTAAATCTATTATTGTTTCAAGTGGTAAAAAAACAGTAACCGTTGTTGACAATCCAACATCGTATCCGATGATAGGGAAGGGAAAACAAGGCGCTGTTTTTAAAATTTCTCCTGATCGCTGTGTGAAGATTTTTCCAGACCCAGAACGTTGTCTAAATGAGAGTCAAGCGTTAAGAGCTGCACAGGAAGCACGCATAGTTCCAAGGCTTTTTGAAGTCGGATCCCATTATATTGTAATGGAGTACATTGACGGTCCTTCTTTAGACCAATTACTTGATTCAAAAAATTTCTTACCGGAAGATATGACGAAGAAAATCCTATTCTTGTTAAAAGAAATGAAACGTTTAAAGTTTACACGGCTGGACGCAAAATTAAGACACATCTTCGTGAATACTCAAGAAGAGCTTATAGTAATAGACCATGCGAACTCTTTTATAAAAGTTGACTCCGTACCTACAGAGCTGTTCAAAGATTTGAATGAAAAGGGTCTATTTTCATCATTTTTGGAACAAGTAAAACAAGCAGATTCAGAATCCTATATGGAATGGAGAAACTTAGAGAAAAAGAAAAAAAAGGATAAAAAGTAATATCATGATAGGAAATGTGAAGGAGTGATCGAAAGTGGAGGACTTTAAATCTATTAGTGTTACTGAAGGGATTAAAAAAGTAGATGTAATAAAAAATCCAACGTCGTTTCCGCTGATTGGTAAGGGGGCGCAAGGAGCCGTTTTTAAAATTTCTTCAGACAAATGCGTGAAAATTTGTGCAAAACCAGAATATGCCGTTAAAGAGGGGAATGTATTAAAAATTGCACAGAATTCTCCCACAATTCCCCGGCTTTATGAGGTGGGGCAAAACTATATTATTATGGAATATATTGAGGGGCCAACTTTATTCCAGTATTTAGAGTCTGGAGGGGTCCTATCCGAAAAAATGATGAGGCAAATTCTTTTTGTGCTAAGTGAAATGAAGCGTTTAAAGTTTACCAGATTGGATGCCGATTTGCGCCACATTATTGTAACAAAGGAAGAGGAATTAAAAGTAATAGATCATTATAGCTCCTATACAAGGGTTCGATACCGGCCAGAGCTGATATTCAAAGGTTTAAACAAGTTGGGTCTATTACCATTGTTCTTGGAACAGTTAAAAGAAATGGACCCGGAATCCTATATGGAATGGAAAGATTTATAGACAAAAAAAGTAACTCCCTTAAAGCTAATAAGGGAGTTACTTTATTCTGTGGGAAAAAACCCGCGTTATTTTGGATTGCTATGATGATGGATGATACAATCCACGATATCTGGCAATTTATTTTTCTGTTCTAAAAGAAACTGGTAAAGAGCATCTCTATCCTTCGTACCCACATTCCACTCTTTAGGGATGGATTGGATCACTTCATAGATCGATTCGTTTGGCAAATTCACTATTTTTTCTATAAACGATGTAAGCTCTTTGTGATCATCCAGAAGAGAGAAAGTCCATTTATAAAAAGGCCAGTGGTAGTTATATACCGGTGTTTCACTTAGCGTTTGAGCAGAC
This window encodes:
- a CDS encoding IS3 family transposase (programmed frameshift), with protein sequence MARFSSEEKIQAVRQYIDGNEGGQTIAKSIGVHPSLLHQWIKQFKLFGDDAFEKRYTPYPAQFKLDVLNYMNEQGTSIRKTAAIFNIPSYETLRKWKVAYETDGFDALQSKKKGRPSMKNKNNKTSNSQLPDEGSIEALQAENERLRMENAYFKKVECLSSKQGKITKQDKAQVVYELRNAFSVKALIQLADIPRSTYYYWVKNFGRPDADAELKVLIKSVFDEHEGRFGYRRIRDELRNRGHKVNHKKVQRIMKELGLKCLVRMKKYRSYKGTVGKIALNILDRNFKAEQPNEKWVTDITEFKLFGEKLYLSPILDLFNGEIITYTIGSRPTYSLISTMLDQAFERLTDDDTLLIHSDQGWHYQMKQFRDALRERGITQSMSRKGNCYDNAVMENFFGIMKSELLYLKEFESVEHFKQELAKYIEYYNHKRIKAKLKGMSPVQYRTHAQQAA
- a CDS encoding carboxypeptidase regulatory-like domain-containing protein, coding for MAIIEPFSLQPSPLITIDGREEETANFNLQANPTADAGVVLGFVRLPDGTPIPLATVKLFTSNNDPFEHVNSNPAGQFVFPKIPVGSYFITAAEPTLLTPLRIPITVSRNRNTNVTITMQADPEGNRNAIYGIVRSLTDAQPIQGATVQLSRRVGNQLELEGTVNTNAQGQYLFANLVDGDYFIDAVKPGFLSNQSATFNISGREFAPSDIGLAVDPDATTGTISGFVLESSNNFPINNAIVALYSVSNGTESIIEITKTNAGGLYLFGDIPPGTYRVKATVQIEE
- a CDS encoding kinase; this encodes MEDFKSISVTEGIKKVDVIKNPTSFPLIGKGAQGAVFKISSDKCVKICAKPEYAVKEGNVLKIAQNSPTIPRLYEVGQNYIIMEYIEGPTLFQYLESGGVLSEKMMRQILFVLSEMKRLKFTRLDADLRHIIVTKEEELKVIDHYSSYTRVRYRPELIFKGLNKLGLLPLFLEQLKEMDPESYMEWKDL